The stretch of DNA CTCTCGGTTGTGCCCACCGCGGTGGACTGAGTGTAAGTAGGTAATCGCCCATAAGGAAGTtcgcaacaaacaaacaaaaacaaaacaccaacatCCCAGGTTGCAAATAGGTGCAAACAACTATTTCAAAAGTGAATGCCTCTAACTGTGGGGGCATCCCAGGGGGACTCTGACATTCCCAGGGTTGATTGGCTTCTTGGGGATCAAGGCATCCGTATATCGGATTTTGGAAACACCTCTGCATCAGGGGAGAGGCTAGGCGGGCGAGTCAGGGGCATGCTCCAGGCTGGCAGGATACACAACGCTGAACATGCAATCAGCCTTCTGAAAGGCTAAATCGGAGCGAATCCACTTCAGCCGATTTTAGAGCATCAGGAGTAACCTCCCGCCCCAGCATTCGAGGTGGAAAATCCCTGAGCTCCTACCTACCTTAGCTGCATCTGGCTGGGTTGCTGGAGGGAAGGACGGATCTGTGGCTGGAGAGGTGAGGAGCCCGGCTCGGACACCAGCGCTCTGGAATGAGTGGAGAGAGACACACTCCGTTCCGGGCCCTGAATCCATCCCTCCAGGATCCCAGCTGTCAGAGCTCGCCTCCCCTCTGACGCACTTTAAAGAGTCTCCCCCTTTCAACCTCCAGGCGAGTAATAGCGACCAATCATCAAGCCATTTACCAGGCTTCAGAGGAAGCTGTTTATGTGATCCCAGCACTAATTAGGCTCATGAACTAACAAATCGTTTGCACAACTTGTGAAGGGACCGATCACATCCATGGATTGTCTTTGGACTTAGAGTAGCTGCATTCCGCAGGAGGGAAACTTTTCCCGGCaacttttttggtgtgtgtgtgtgtgtgtctctctctctctcccttttgggTGCCGcttgccgccgccgcctcctctcctccagcccctgtcTATTTATGTGTGTATCTAGCCCTCCTGAAGTCACTCCCCGCTGCAAACTTCCCCGGCTCCGGGCGGACTTGGGGGGCTGCGGAGCCCGCTTCTCGCTCACCAGAGACAGACAGAGCTTTGGCCGGGGGACTCCAGccgccgcagcatgttccagcccaCACCCAAGCGGTGTTTCACCATCGAGTCGCTGGTGGCCAAAGACAGCCCCTTGCCCGCGTCTCGCTCCGAGGACCCTATCCGGCCGGCGGCGCTCAGCTATGCCAACTCCAGCCCGATGAACCCTTTCCTCAACGGCTTCCACTCCGCCGGCAGAGGGGTCTACTCCAACCCGGACTTGGTCTTTGCAGAGGCCGTCTCCCACCCGCCTAACCCGGCCGTGCCGGTGCACCCCGTCCCGCCTCCCCACGCCTTGGCCGCCCACCCATTGCCTTCCTCTCACTCCCCGCACCCGCTGTTTGCCTCGCAGCAAAGGGACCCTTCCACTTTCTACCCCTGGCTAATACACAGATACCGATATCTGGGCCACCGGTTCCAAGGTACGTGCCACTTCTCTTCCTTTGTCAACGCGCGCCGGATCGATCTTGTCCCCACACCCTGGCccggtggggcgggaggggggaatctGGAAAGCGTGGGGGTGAAATTGACGGCTACCAACCCCAGTCTATGGTCTGCGGTGTGGGGAACGGAGGACGCCTTTTAAAAGTCGAAGAAGGGGAGACAGGATCAGAGCTCTGCTAAAGTCCTCAAACTGGGCGCAGGTTTGGCTCTTGTTAGGGaagtttttcttgttttcttgtttttctttgcCCCGCTATCGAACTGGAGAAGCTGTCAGCTGAAGCGGCGTGCGCTgggcggctgggggagggggacaggctggggcagggggttagcagTTGTTTTAAAGTGGTTTAAAGATCAGTCATAAAAGTTGTGGGATATTTTTTAAATCGCCGCTAAAAACTGTCGCAAGTTGGCAAGCCCGCTTCGGATCTTGGCCTGCCAGAAACATCCAGCCAAACAGGGCTGCGGGGAACATCATACGTCGTTTTAGACACGCAATATACCTCGTCGTATTTTCGTTATATTTCTTCCTTGACAAGCCAGATGAGCTCCGCCAAGGCAGAGCCGGCGCGAGGAAGAGTTTccgtttataaaaaaaaaaaaaaaaaaaaaaaaaaaaattccctgactTCCTATTGTTTACAGtaacaaaacaataataataacagtCAAACAAAGTGGGCTGTTATTGTCTTAAAAGAAAACGAACGCAGATGAGAAAGAGAGGGTGAGCACATTTTTTCTGGGGGGGAAGGTGAATTGCACACAGAGTTCCTTAGAGTTGCCAAATGACTAATAACCAGTTGAGGGGAAATACGCTTATGGCACACAATCAATAAACAAATCCCCCCTTGCCCCAGTTAATTTAACCCTTTGCTAACAGCTTTGTTTCCCCCCAAAGAAAGATCAGGTTTCTTTTCTACGATGTCCCAttcacttttgtgtgtgtgtgttttgacgTTCACTAGTTCAAGccgttttaaaaaaatcaatcttaTTTATTCTGAAAACAGCGATCTGTGTTTTTTAAACTGCAAAATGCAACCCCCGATGTCCCTCCGCAGAGAGCGAGAGCCTTTCTGAAGAAAGGGAGACGTGGTTCCAAACGGATTATAGCCTCTCAGAACAAAATTACAGGTTTCGCTGACCAAATTATTTGTCCCAGTTATCAGCAGATTGGTAAAGAGCGGGCGGAAATGTCCCAGTGTTATGCTACAGACTGGTTTAAATCACAACCTCCTAATGGGGCGATctttaaagaaaactgaaaaggaCCTAGCTGGTTCTTCGTTGGTTTTGTAACCTTGCAAGAAACGATTCCAATTAGTCGAAAATGGCGATCCGTCCTAGGGAAACAAACCAACCGACCAGCCCTTCACGCCCGCAAAACGCGTATTCAGATTTACGCTCCCTaaagtttgtttgtgtgtttatttttatgaaaatgtGTTAGTCCTGCTGCTGCAATCGCAAGGGGTTGGTACATAGAGATTTCAGGGTAACCAGCCCCTCGCTGGCATTAGCTTTTCACGTATGCTGTAGTTACTGCTGTTGTGCCGGCTTATAAACGGGTGTGTAACAAATTTAAAAGATActgtaccatttaaaaaaaaaagtgtgtgtgtggggggaataacCAAAAAAACTCTGGAATGTAGTTTTTGGAGGGTCAACCAGGGTCAGATCTGAAGAATATGGAGCTGTCTCTAAACAGCCGACTTCTGCATAGAGATCACCACACACTCCCCTGCGCATCTGCGGAATATATAATATTGGAATAACTGGACAGGTCGAATTGTGAATAGTTTGCCATTCTTATTAGGTTTAACATATAACCATCGGTTTAATCTACACCCGATTGTGAATTCCTAACTGCTACTACAATAAGTAAGAAACACAGATATGACAGCGGTGGTCTCTCCATCCATTAGTTTTTAATACACCCATAAAGGTGGATTTTATTGTATTGATTAATTTCTCGTGCTGATCTGGAGTCTCGCCTTTTTTTCTGCATGGTAGGGAAAACAGTATATAAagaaggagtttaaaaaaaaacgagTAAGAATTTCCCCCACCGGATAATAGTGAGAAAGTAACGCTAGGGCTAAATAATACGAATGGAGTGTGTTTGTGGAAAGGTGTGTTGCTAATCTCTGTTTTGCCCTGCTGTCCAGGGAATGAAACCAGCCCAGAGAGCTTCCTCTTGCACAATGCACTGGCCAGGAAACCCAAACGGATCCGTACAGCTTTCTCGCCATCCCAGTTACTGAGACTGGAGCATGCCTTTGAAAAGAATCACTATGTAGTAGGAGCAGAAAGGAAACAATTGGCACACAGCCTCAGCCTCACGGAAACTCAGGTAAGGACCCAGACAGGAAGTTTCTGGGGCCGGAATGTTAGGTCTAATCATATAACTAAAAAATACGCTGGCAAACTGCAAGGTGCAGAGTAAAAGATATACAAAGTTTCTGCAAATGCAGGGATTCATATCTAATATAAATAGGGTGGAGGTGTATGTCTAGCTCAGTATGGCTTTCCACTGCCTGGTTTATCTAAACTACGTCCTATTTATTAAAACAACCCACCTTAGTTAaaaattacattattattattatgaataatgTCCAAAGTAAACCATAGTTCATTTTTTCCTTGTGGGTTATCTGTGGTCATTCAGTTCTAAATGATCGCTGTATATATAATACATTAAGATGATAAATGAATTACTACATCAGTGTTAATATTAAAAATCTCGATTTGCATTTTCGAAGGACAACTTCTTGGTCAATTGTGTGGGTTTTTCGTGCCAATTTGAGTAACATTTGGGTTAAAACGGTTTATTTTAGGGAAAGAGACATAGTTTATAAGGCGAATTTTCTATCACTATATCCCTGTATAGAGCTCCTGCAAAACTGTGATATATAACTAGCGGAAATATAAAGATAAAAATTAAGCATAGACATCTTACTAACTAAAAATGACTTTAATTATATCTCTCTGTGTCGGTTGGCTGAGGTCCAGAATTTTAACGTGGGATATATTTTGTTTAGCTGATCAGTATATTTCAAGTGACAATTACAACTCTATCTTACGTTGTATGTGTGCAAAGCAAGCAGTGCCTCCGATGACACCACAGACAGATTGTTGCAGTCAGTCTGAACGATTTGGGCTTGCATCAAAGATGTTGGAAGGAAACAGATTGGAATAATTG from Emys orbicularis isolate rEmyOrb1 chromosome 7, rEmyOrb1.hap1, whole genome shotgun sequence encodes:
- the EMX2 gene encoding homeobox protein EMX2 isoform X2; amino-acid sequence: MFQPTPKRCFTIESLVAKDSPLPASRSEDPIRPAALSYANSSPMNPFLNGFHSAGRGVYSNPDLVFAEAVSHPPNPAVPVHPVPPPHALAAHPLPSSHSPHPLFASQQRDPSTFYPWLIHRYRYLGHRFQGKSMVSEQKDKVQATKVGRGRFRLTTEEKRDSSH
- the EMX2 gene encoding homeobox protein EMX2 isoform X1, which produces MFQPTPKRCFTIESLVAKDSPLPASRSEDPIRPAALSYANSSPMNPFLNGFHSAGRGVYSNPDLVFAEAVSHPPNPAVPVHPVPPPHALAAHPLPSSHSPHPLFASQQRDPSTFYPWLIHRYRYLGHRFQGNETSPESFLLHNALARKPKRIRTAFSPSQLLRLEHAFEKNHYVVGAERKQLAHSLSLTETQVKVWFQNRRTKFKRQKLEEEGSDSQQKKKGTHHINRWRIATKQASPEEIDVTSDD